One stretch of Leadbetterella byssophila DSM 17132 DNA includes these proteins:
- a CDS encoding KdsC family phosphatase, producing MVKRIKGFVFDVDGVFTDATLTVTQDDVTRTFNVRDGYAVQMAVKSGYHLAVISGGKQESIVKRMNAIGIQDVYINVGTAEKPKVMQEYLDKVGLKPEEVLFIGDDIPDLLLMKAFPVLACCPADAVSEVKEKVAYITTAPGGKGAVREVIEWVMKAQDKWMKVL from the coding sequence ATGGTAAAAAGGATTAAGGGTTTCGTGTTTGATGTGGATGGGGTTTTTACAGACGCTACATTGACCGTCACCCAAGATGATGTAACGAGAACCTTTAATGTTAGGGATGGATATGCTGTCCAAATGGCCGTTAAAAGTGGATATCATTTAGCCGTTATATCGGGTGGTAAACAGGAAAGCATAGTAAAGAGAATGAATGCCATAGGTATTCAGGATGTATACATTAATGTAGGTACAGCTGAAAAGCCTAAAGTCATGCAAGAATACCTGGATAAGGTAGGTTTAAAGCCGGAAGAAGTGCTTTTTATAGGAGATGATATTCCTGATTTATTATTGATGAAAGCGTTTCCGGTTCTGGCTTGTTGTCCGGCAGATGCTGTTTCAGAAGTTAAAGAGAAGGTTGCTTATATAACTACCGCCCCCGGAGGAAAGGGAGCGGTAAGGGAAGTGATAGAATGGGTTATGAAAGCCCAGGATAAATGGATGAAAGTCTTATAG
- a CDS encoding FKBP-type peptidyl-prolyl cis-trans isomerase, whose protein sequence is MKKRFLLAPLALFLHLNADAQELKNGTDSLSYAIGIDMANMLKMQKININPDVFAKAIKEHFAGSALMTPEESTSFLQDYFAPPEAKENKAKGRAFLNENKKNASVTTLPSGLQYQIIKEGTGPKPTLEDQVKVHYAGSTLDGNEFDSSIKRGEPATFGLQQVIRGWTEVLQLMPVGSKWKVFIPENLAYGVQAPPAIGPNQTLIFEIELLEIVK, encoded by the coding sequence ATGAAAAAAAGATTTCTCCTGGCCCCATTGGCCTTGTTTCTACATCTCAATGCGGATGCTCAGGAATTGAAGAACGGTACAGATTCTCTAAGTTATGCCATTGGAATTGATATGGCTAATATGCTGAAAATGCAAAAAATCAATATTAACCCTGATGTCTTTGCAAAAGCCATCAAAGAGCACTTTGCAGGATCTGCACTGATGACTCCGGAAGAAAGTACTTCCTTTCTACAAGACTATTTTGCTCCACCAGAGGCAAAAGAAAATAAAGCGAAAGGAAGAGCGTTCTTAAATGAGAATAAAAAGAATGCCAGTGTAACCACTCTACCTTCCGGTTTACAATATCAAATCATAAAAGAAGGCACAGGTCCTAAACCTACTTTGGAGGATCAAGTCAAAGTACATTATGCAGGAAGTACTCTTGATGGAAACGAATTTGACAGTTCCATCAAAAGAGGAGAACCTGCTACATTTGGTTTACAACAAGTAATTAGAGGATGGACAGAGGTATTGCAACTTATGCCGGTAGGATCTAAATGGAAAGTGTTTATTCCTGAAAATCTTGCCTATGGCGTTCAAGCTCCTCCTGCTATTGGACCAAACCAGACCTTGATTTTTGAAATTGAACTACTGGAAATCGTGAAATAA
- a CDS encoding carboxy terminal-processing peptidase produces the protein MRKAKILLLLLCGLSAQAQVPHYSYDPLQPDSVHYEVQTRVTQFLKDYHYKKFDLDDTLSSHVWDSYLNTIDGGKLYFTQADIDGFEKYRYTLDEAMQEGNLEAAFAVFNLYRTKYKARSEYILSLLDKPFDYFSNKTILADREKATWAKSEAELDEEWNKIILNQALSLKLTGKTDSAIAATLKSRYVALEKRTSAFKADNAFHLFMNAFTEYLDPHTAYMIPDAADQFNISMSQSIEGIGATLTNEGDYVVIKSIVPGGPLFKNGEGNVDDYIVAVAQGDDGEFQDIIGWLTDDAIKLIRGKKGSVVRLKLVASSAPLGTTPRTIRIVRDKINLEEAVAKGEIVDLKHDGTNLKIGVIDIPMFYRDFEYANRGGEFQSTTADVKRILDDFNQKKVDGVLIDLRNNGGGSLIEAIDLTGLFIKSGPVVQRKSSIGPNSVESDEDKSVSYEGPLVVLQNRFSASASEIFAGAIQDYQRGLIVGENSFGKGTVQQLVNLDSYFARLSNRRSGAVAGVGGAAAMNRTRYGQLKFTSEKFYRITGNSNQLKGVAPDVTLPSPFTPDEMGEKSYERALPYDQIRPVPYQKVGTITNEVIQKINDRLSKRLKSDEGLKELLLDIEEYRKEREVKEYSLNYDVRKKALDDAENKKKSIKKLNKSTKLEDKDNDIYLLESEKILGDLITLRKS, from the coding sequence ATGAGAAAAGCTAAAATACTTCTATTGCTTCTGTGTGGCCTCTCGGCACAGGCACAGGTTCCGCATTACAGCTACGATCCTTTGCAGCCTGATAGTGTGCATTATGAAGTACAAACCAGAGTCACACAATTCCTGAAGGATTATCATTACAAGAAATTTGATTTAGATGATACCTTGTCTTCTCATGTATGGGACAGCTATCTGAATACCATTGACGGTGGTAAACTGTATTTTACTCAGGCAGATATTGATGGGTTTGAGAAATACAGATATACCCTGGACGAAGCCATGCAGGAAGGTAACCTGGAAGCGGCCTTTGCCGTATTTAATCTGTACAGGACCAAGTACAAAGCACGGTCTGAGTATATTCTTTCTTTGTTGGATAAACCATTCGACTACTTTTCAAATAAGACCATCTTGGCGGATAGAGAAAAGGCTACTTGGGCTAAGTCAGAAGCTGAGTTAGATGAGGAATGGAATAAGATTATCCTGAATCAGGCTTTGAGCCTGAAGCTGACCGGAAAGACGGATTCAGCCATAGCGGCTACCTTGAAAAGTAGGTACGTAGCTTTGGAAAAGCGTACTTCTGCTTTTAAAGCAGATAATGCTTTCCACTTGTTTATGAATGCTTTTACAGAGTACCTGGATCCTCATACAGCTTACATGATCCCGGATGCTGCAGATCAATTCAATATCTCCATGTCTCAATCCATTGAAGGAATTGGAGCGACCTTGACAAATGAAGGGGATTACGTAGTGATCAAAAGCATAGTACCTGGAGGTCCACTCTTCAAGAATGGAGAAGGAAATGTTGATGATTATATTGTAGCAGTAGCCCAGGGTGACGATGGAGAATTTCAGGATATCATAGGCTGGTTAACTGATGACGCCATCAAGTTAATTAGAGGGAAGAAAGGTTCAGTGGTGCGTTTGAAGCTAGTTGCCTCTTCTGCGCCTCTAGGTACAACTCCTAGGACCATACGTATCGTCAGGGATAAAATCAATTTAGAAGAAGCCGTAGCAAAAGGTGAGATTGTGGACTTGAAGCATGACGGTACAAATCTTAAAATAGGGGTCATAGATATTCCAATGTTCTACAGAGACTTTGAGTATGCGAACAGAGGAGGGGAGTTCCAAAGTACTACAGCAGATGTTAAACGCATTTTGGATGATTTTAATCAGAAGAAAGTTGACGGTGTTCTTATAGATCTGAGAAATAACGGTGGAGGCTCACTAATAGAGGCTATAGATCTGACTGGTTTATTTATCAAGTCAGGCCCAGTGGTTCAGCGTAAGAGCTCTATAGGTCCGAATAGTGTAGAATCAGATGAGGATAAGTCGGTTTCTTATGAAGGCCCCTTAGTAGTCCTACAGAACAGATTCAGTGCTTCTGCATCGGAGATCTTTGCTGGGGCAATCCAAGATTACCAAAGAGGGCTGATTGTAGGAGAGAATTCTTTTGGTAAAGGCACCGTGCAGCAATTGGTCAATCTAGACAGTTATTTTGCACGCCTTAGTAATAGAAGAAGCGGAGCGGTAGCAGGTGTAGGTGGAGCAGCGGCCATGAACAGAACCCGTTACGGTCAATTGAAGTTTACGTCTGAGAAGTTTTATAGAATCACCGGAAATAGTAATCAATTGAAAGGTGTGGCTCCAGATGTTACTTTGCCTTCTCCATTCACGCCGGATGAGATGGGCGAAAAATCTTATGAAAGAGCACTGCCCTATGATCAAATCCGACCAGTACCTTATCAAAAGGTAGGTACGATCACGAATGAAGTCATTCAAAAGATTAACGATAGACTCTCTAAGCGTTTGAAATCAGACGAAGGTTTGAAGGAGCTTCTTCTGGATATTGAAGAGTACAGAAAAGAAAGAGAGGTTAAAGAATACTCTTTAAACTATGATGTACGTAAAAAGGCTTTGGATGATGCAGAGAACAAGAAGAAGTCTATCAAGAAATTAAACAAGTCCACTAAATTAGAGGACAAGGATAATGATATCTATCTTCTAGAGAGCGAGAAGATACTGGGTGACCTTATAACACTAAGAAAATCATAA